TCATCATAGAGTTTTTACATTCTATACTGAGCAACTTGCCATCATTGCCAAGCTGTGTAATACAAAAAAGCTTAGCAATGAGCATATCTTTAGTATTTATCTGTAGGGTGATAAATCTTGTAATAGTGAAAGcgtaatacattatttactaaataatttgctttgtatTGTCAGCAACGAGAACAAGAACGGATGGCGTCTGGTGGAGGAGATGTGTTCTTCATGAGAACACCTGAAGATCTCACAGGGAAAGATGGAGACATTGTTCTTGTGGAGTTCGGTGAAGAACATCCTCCACTTATTAACCAGGTAACATATTTGGAGATTTTACaggttataataaaacatgtcaTTTGGTGGCAGATTGTATGTGGTTGAAATATAGTATCCAGTATGTAACATAAGAAAGTGAGAGTCATATTTTGACACTGTTAATTCATTTGAGTTGAAGATGTTccacaaaacatttttgaaatgtttggTTGTGTTTTATTTGTCAAGCTTATTTAATGTGTTGACTGTGACATAATGCCCTATTGTGTTTGCTGTCTTATGCAATTACTTATCATCACCCAGTATATACCACCAGTAAAGCTGTTAAATACTGTTATCTatgtactattatttatattgtagttataCAAAATGATGGGATTTTGTGTTGTTGTTACATagattaacaattaaaatacatatttaaaatgagaacaGATTCTTTAGTATCATAAAGTGTGTTTACCAACACTATTCATGAcctttttcagcaattattggtTCAAAATACATACTATTTGTCATAATAAAGCTCCTTTTCAAGTAAAGTACTAGGTAAGACTATAACACATTGACAGCAGGAATAATTGTAAAACttctttacaatttataaagaatttaatatatgTGAATTTTATTCATACAAGGTTGGAATGTGCACCAAGTTCAAGAACTATTACAAGCGCAAGGCCGGGAAAGACTCAGGTCCCCAGGAGTATAAGTATGGGGAGATTGCCTATGCTCACACATCGCCTTTCCTCGGAGTGCTGCCACCTGGCAAGTCGATACAAGTAGTGGAGAACAACCTCTACCGTGCGCCCATCTATGAACACAAAATACCTCATACCGACTTCTTGGTCATCCGTACACGGTTAGTAGGCTTACTTTGCTATCTCTTTACAAGTTTTTCTTCATTgaaatttaatcttaatatttagaTTCATgcattactgaaataaaaaattgcataaataGAGTTTGATTAGAAAGCATAACTTTAATTTTCAGCGGTTTTGTGACTTGCTGAGAAAAATTGATACTGAAGTATGTAGGGAAATGAATATattgtaatcaaatattaaaatgccTGTGTGGAATTTGTTTAGAACATTATACTTGTAAGGATTACAGAGTTTTGGAGATGTgccattattatatattacaaaatgtataaaacaatatgtcaagggttggaatctatcctcttcttgaTGATATTATGATGATTATTAATGATGATTATTACTAAGCTGTCTGGGGTTTGGTTGATTCTGTCAAAGTACTGTTCAGTTTTTGTTTGCGGGTTTGACTGGTTCCTAAGGTCTGGGATTAGCTGCAATTGTCAGTAGGTTTGGTTGTCTCCTGAAGTTAAGGTTTAATAGCCATCACCAGCTGATCAAGTTTTGTTTTGATGTCGTAACATTTCTAGTAACAGGGATGTGTAAATTCAAAAATACacaaaagaaacacaatgttatacttactaaaatatatgtagttttagcgattttacttaataaatgtttacttttttagcaatttttgaaCTTAAGCGCAAAATCCACTGATGTATTTTCAGCATTTTCGTACAATTGCTTTACAACACTGAAATTCaacatatattacttattatcattattattatcattgatTTTAGGAAAACTAAGTGAATAATAATACTCGCTTATTATTTTTGCTATcgttgttttattaacaaaaaaaaatttaaccttaaACAAGCCTGATAAGGATGCTGGTTCCAATTCAGCCAATAGTTCTCTCAAATCGCTCTATTTGTTCCTAAAATTAAGTGTTACTTCATCAGCCATATtactaataaccaaaacaaaatataaactagaaCGAAATCAATTAGACAGATACCAAAACACAACGGCAGCAGACTTAACTAATAATACAGTCGACCGGGTCAGCGTGTCACAGTAAAACAGTTGCTCGCACAAGTCGTTTCTTCTCAAAGtggaataaaatttgatttattgagtaataatgtACCTCAATCGATAGCTCCATTATTCTGCCATTGACTGATATTCggttttaaactgaaatattgaaaatacacaaatagtAACCGATTTCTGAAACGTCTGCTTACTTATTTAGCCATATATACAGCAGTGCCAGTACGCGAGCAGCCTAACTGCCATATATACTACTGTGTCTGAGCCATTTAGAGATAATGAGTCAGTCAATACTTGGTGTGGTTGTTGGTTTGTCCTACAGTTTGTATGCTTTTATTTTCCAATATCCTGAGGAATCCATTTCTTCAACTTCTTTTCTATGATATGTTGACATTATCCTGCATGGTACCAGTTTTCATACAGACCTGTACATTTTATGCCTGAAAATTTTACTCCAATGCCACAATACCACATGGATACTTTTTAGGCATTGTATTCAGTAGTGAGAATAATAActaatgtgttataaaatttaagtagaaGATTGATTAATGTCAGAATGAAGAGTTTTAGTACAGCAGAAAATTAACAGTTCAGTTTTTGGCTATGTATTGAATACCAAGCAGATGTCTGAGGTAAGTATCAGCAGACGCACTGTCAGCACTGGAGGTTAGTGCTCCCGGCTGCCTGACACACTTACTGTAGCTGTCTGCCACCTGGTGGTCTGCTGGTGTTGTGTCTGAACTTGATGTTTTTAACAGCAGTGAGTTGGCTGTTTTGTCACacttgattttgttattttcacaGTAACCAGtgtttgaaaacatttgttaacattATAGAGATATATTAGTCTCTTTATTCGAAGAAAATAAATACTCTTGTGTTTTATTGAGATTGAATTCAATGAAATGTCATAGTTGTTCTTGTTTCTTGTGATAATTAGGTAAAGTTATCAGCTTTTTATTTGATCAAAAGTtcttgaaattgttatttttatagtttttatactaGAATGGACTTATAGTAACTCCAGGAAAGTTTCTGCACAAGTGAGTAAATATCTGTTGTAAAATTATCACTTTGACTGTAATCACTCAGCCATTTTAAGgtaatattgtacttataactaatcaattTAGCTCTAAAACagacaaataacaataatttggtaaattagcAACTAAGGCAATTGACATATTGAACCAATTGGTCCCTTCTTTCAACAACTCCTGCAATAAATAGACTATTCCAAGTTCCATGCTTAAGTAAGTATTTAAGGTAATCAAAACTCTTTTTTTAGTTCAATATGAgttgtgatttattttaaatttttgtagaatTACCTAGGTTGTGAAAGATTGTATTATCTCAAATGTTTTGATGAAACCCTTTTTTTCATATCGAACTAGAACAGCTTTTTCTGAAGAGAGTTTAGCTGTAGTATTTAGCACTGCTTATAACCTTAAGGAATGCTTGCATATCTCTAAATTATCATACAATTCATAATACAAGGtatgtttgaaaattaacatgaatttatattttttgtacaaaaatatttatttattcatctaaaTTAATGTTGTCACCTTAAAAATAGTCCCCATTAGATATAATGCACTTGTGCCGGAACCTCTTCCAATCTTCGAATCACTTCTCAAACTCGATCTTTGGGATTAGTTCTTTTAGCGATGCACTTTTAATGTCATCTATGCTTGTAAAATGACGGTTCTTCAAGGCTTTTTTGAAATCGAAAAAGAAACATGGAGCCATGTCTGGAGAATATGGTGGCTAGGACATTGTTACAGTATGTTGTTTGGCCAAAGATTTACGAACAAGTAATGAAGTGTGAGCAGTTGCATTGTCATGGTACAAAATACATGAATTGTTTTGCCACAAATCCGGGTGTTTTTCCTAATTGCTTCATGCAAACAGCGTTGAAATTGCAGGTAGTACTCCTTATTGAGCGTTTgaccttgtggcaagaattcGAGATGCACTGTGCCATTAAAGAACATAAACAAGCAGAAGAACAAACTGTTGTTcataaacttgtataaatattaaacggTTTATTTTCCCACTCTAGATTGACTCATAACTTCATAAACTTTAAGCATAAAACTTCATAAACTTTAAGACTATAAGCATATACAGTGGAAATTTATCCTTTACTGACCTCAAATAAGTTCTTTAATTTTTGAGCTGGTTCGaatacagttttgatattttttctcttTAATATATTATACCAGTTATGGGTTAACATTTTTTCAACTGTCTTTTCACTGtgagttcaaaatattttaataatttgtaatcaaATTTCAATATGGTGTAACCTGGAAACTGAAATTGAACTGCAAGTTAGTGGAGGTTCAGAGTAAGTGGTCCTGAATGTTACTATAGCACTTTTGTTAGTACTATCGATTTTGTATTTACTGAATTTCCCCCTTATTCTGTGGTTGATCATCGCAGAGGCCAGTGCCAAATGAGGACAGGTAGAATAAGGATAATAAAGGAACCAgccttttctaaaaaaaaaaaaacatcttaagTTTCAAATGAACACATgggaaaaatatatatgtacagtcTGCTTCAATCATACTGTATTTTTCCATGGAACTAGcctgacatttaaaaattataatgtaacaataatgACAATGATCTAAGATACCATTTGTACAGTAAACTGCATGGGCTGATTACCACCAGACAACAGTGTTCATGGATCTTGCAGTAATATTGACACGTATTGCTGTCCTCTTGTTGATGTCATTGATTAGAATGTTGGTATTATTTTCACCCCTGTAACAGTAAATTGAAGGTATAAGAGTATTGAAACAATGAAATGGAGTAGAATCTAGTTAAAGGTTATTAGTGGCTTCAACTGATTATATCACAATACAGATTTATGAATTAAATCTATTCAGtgttttacagtattattattacaaacatatatgCTTAAATATTTAAGCTACCAggtaaacaaaaacatatattataaggTAATCTCTGATTAGTTGTAATTCAAGAACACAGAAAGTAGTGGAGATAGTAAAAACAACCCTTTATATAGTCTACTCTAAAATATGGATGAATTCATGGATACattatttcgtaattttttaaTGCTCTTGGTACATAACTTTAAAACTTGGTAAACCTATGCAACATCAAGAGAGTTTATAAcaataggaaattaaaaatatagtaacttaACCACTTCTTAATAATATACCTTAAGAGATTGCCTTGATTGACTTGTATTAAGagaatgaaaatataatgaaaataatgaataatgaaaataaatatgaggCGTATTTTGTGGCATAGGCTTTACAAAGAAGTAGgtctaaatatttgttattcattCGGAGAATATTTGGATTAAACTAGTAGTGAGTAGTTTTGTAGTAAATCCTAACTGCAGGGATTGATTGTTCAATAAGACCTGTTAAGTTGTAATTGTAGATAATCTACTTAGAATTggaattaattaacaattacttACTGATTATATAAGAATACAGAAGTACTTCCATCTGGGTTGATCGTAGTAAGGACTTTAATTGCAGGCAATGTAGAAGTGGAGTTCACACGATATGAGCCTTCTgctataaatttggaaaaatgacCTAACCCGTAAAACATGGGGTTCTTATAGAATTCGTCTGCAGAAGCATTAACAATGATGGGACTGTCGGTGCCTCCATGTGGAGGATACCTTGGTCCTCCTTGAGTATTCAGTGCCATGTTCCAGTCCATGAATCCGACTGACCAGTGATTGAGAACCTATGGCAAATGGTTTATTTATCTTTggttaatttatcttttataggATTTATTTCTTCAACAAATTTCATAGTGAtatagtttttgatttatttgttgaacttaataaaatgttgttgATTTCAAGGTTTTTATAAATCTGGATTAGAAGcataaattcttatttttcttaacaattaGTATTTTACTTCTTGCTAATGTACCAAAACAATTAAGTTGATTTGATTACTACTTCACAATACTATTAACATTTTGATATggaatgatattttatattgatgTAAAATGTAGTGTGCAGCTATACTCTGAGTTGTAATCGCTCACCTCAATTATATCTGTAATGTAGATTTCAGCACGTCTCCAGGATCCCAAATCAACCGTTAGTCCcgctgtaaaaatgtaattttattaggtaaaaattatGACTACTGTATGTTGTATTTATCAGCAATGAATTTATTAGACGTTGTTTAACAGATTATTAACCCTCTTTGTGTAATACTGTCCCGTCAATTCCCTAGCGcaccattttattacaaaacattgagatatataacaaattttgctGTATCTtcgtttttaacatattttcttctaGTTTACAATGAGCTGTAAAAATTAGTGGgctttataagaaatataaaaatatattttatttctttgcataTTTACTGTAAACAGCAAAAATATCTAcactgttattatattttatttacttttttaccaaCATCTTTCATATTAGAGAAGGAAACAAAAGCATTCCATTTGGCAAGAAATTAATACACAAGTGACAATTTTGTGAGCATTTCCAATGAAGTTACTTCTaagatacaaaaagttttatcCTTACCtcctaaaatgtatataatatgtgtgaataatataatgaaaataaataaacttatttaaaataagaacaacACTTATATGACAGAAAGTAggaaataatatcatattatgcCTTCAAATCTTTTTAGAAATATGGCCTTTACTGATTGTTGAATCCGGAATTTTCCTTTATAAGGAGAAATGCTGTTTGCAACCAAAATTGACCAGTGTGGTTAAACttatttgaattgaaaattaatGTAACTGAACAATTCAGGGCTCTTTAAAGAAATTCGAGCTTTTCATATGTaacaattttgtatgtatattattgtattgaaaGGCCATTCAATCCTGACAGTCAGTCTGTAACTTGTAAAGAAGCAAGGTGAAGGTCTACATACGATCAAGTCGAGGAATTATGCAGGCCTCAGTGTAAATGATGAATTTGTTGTACTGTCGGAAGACCTGGTCCAAGAGGTCAGGAGGACACTGGGTGTCTCTGTACCAGTGCAAAGCAACACCATCTATATAATCAGCCACTTCAGGATCTCTCATCACCTACAAAATTGTGCACTAATTATTTGTAGAGCTGGAAATGTCACtaatctgtttagttttttttttcctaagtgAGTGGATGTTTAGAGGGATTCATGTTATATCTCAGGGAATAGATCTGTGGGTGAGTAGTGCAATTGTCTCAGTCCAAGCAATTGTAACTTCTTGAGAAGTGCCTCTGGAGATCCATACCAGCTGAAGGAGACAGGTTGGTTATGATTCTCTATGGTCCAGTCTTAGTGTAAAACCTTTGACACTGAGAGAGTTGAACCCACTCTAGCCCTCATCTTCCACAATGAACTAAGGTTGTTAATCAAATTACCTCCTTTCCTCTTctcacaataatatatttttcactcctgaacgtgaaaaatatattatccattggggtttttttttcctcttaggacaagaagcttataaattgcacttagtcctgtaagaacctttacgctgcttccagagtgacaggatattcaggatgggtaaggttagggagtagggaccTCCTCCTATTGAGACCAATGAGGATGAATTAGTGCACGACATCTCAAAGACATGTTTcgccggaagaaggggaggccagctctgaaccagcctctccagtcaaagtagggaACCTCTgaagttagggaacaaaccccaccaattccaacagtcatctcccaaaGTATCtcagacctatcgaattgcccatgaaccccagaatctcgacatttgctgttagtgatgtgccgctcctggacatccataaggttgcccagattgaaatgacacatcggtttttgctgtgcccagtggtgggttcaactggaaggtataaaccagccagaagtgatccctgctgggtaatcCATTGGGTTACCCAGATAAATGTGACAATATCAGTGTTTACTGTAATCAGTATATTTCAGACAGGTGTAAAATGTCCAGAAATCCTAGGTTCTTGGTTATCAATACTTTTCCTCTTATTTAACAGCTAGAGTATGGTACACTTTACATTACTGATAGTTTGTGTAGTTTTCAAAACAAGATCACTTGACTTTGAATCTTTCAAAGTCCTAGGTAAATGCAAATAAACTGATGTGTGAGAAAGATAATAAAGAGGTATTTAAAAATCAGAATAGGATTGAATGGTGAATGTGCCCTTTTTCAGAAGTCGTCAACTGTTTGACTGTAAGGTCTCAAAATATCAGCTGGCTCTCCATACATCTATCTGTATTTGATATATCTGAAAGGTCACTCTTTGGTATTAAATGCTAAGAAAGAATGTATGCAAATTGGATCTTCTCTCATTCTAAATCAAAATACAATAGCACAAGCCTATATATTGTTCAGCCAACATGCAGTATTTGAAAGTAATTGAATCAGTTGAGGGCTGTAACAAGTCAGTGAAATCCATGAATAATATTTACAAGAGTTCTCAatgttatagtatataaaataactcGAATGTACCCTACCGTGTCCATCCACCACAGTAGGTACCAGCGGGCGTCATCCAAGGTTATCAACTTAGTAGTGTTGTGAGGAGAAGCTTGCAGGAGTGGCCCTAGGTGGTCTTTCACAAATTTTCTATGGTCCATAGGCATCCACAACACACTGTTGATATCAAACATTTTCCCAATTATGAAGGGGTTAATTGGCTCGTTCCCAGCTGACACTGCCCAGAAGTCAATACCTACTTTGCTGTATTCATCAAGAAATCTGCaacattattttgatttgatgCAGGTACAAAATGGATAaatctttcaatttaaaaatgaaaatggatGAATCATTCTTATATATTTCATGTGAAATTAGGAAATAGTATGATCCTTCCTAATATTTTATC
The Homalodisca vitripennis isolate AUS2020 chromosome 1, UT_GWSS_2.1, whole genome shotgun sequence DNA segment above includes these coding regions:
- the LOC124359195 gene encoding lysosomal acid glucosylceramidase-like isoform X1, with the translated sequence MIFIIGLLCQILSVTTGVDVPCAARFGDSGYVCVCNATYCDTLNYPSPPAGQFTHIFTSNHTPGFNSAQGPVGYHQNVLTDGEQYTTAIITVNTTEKFQKLKGIGGSFTDSFCLNMKNLSEAAGRNLLSSYFSSTGIEYKLGRVPIASSDFSTRTYTYDDTVGDTALKYFNLTEEDFLLKIPTIEAAKALSRHNLSLIGATWTSPSWTKTNKNFPPGYLQKEYYQYWAQYLIRFLDEYSKVGIDFWAVSAGNEPINPFIIGKMFDINSVLWMPMDHRKFVKDHLGPLLQASPHNTTKLITLDDARWYLLWWMDTVMRDPEVADYIDGVALHWYRDTQCPPDLLDQVFRQYNKFIIYTEACIIPRLDPGLTVDLGSWRRAEIYITDIIEVLNHWSVGFMDWNMALNTQGGPRYPPHGGTDSPIIVNASADEFYKNPMFYGLGHFSKFIAEGSYRVNSTSTLPAIKVLTTINPDGSTSVFLYNQGENNTNILINDINKRTAIRVNITARSMNTVVWW
- the LOC124359195 gene encoding lysosomal acid glucosylceramidase-like isoform X2; translated protein: MIFIIGLLCQILSVTTGVDVPCAARFGDSGYVCVCNATYCDTLNYPSPPAGQFTHIFTSNHTPGFNSAQGPVGYHQNVLTDEQYTTAIITVNTTEKFQKLKGIGGSFTDSFCLNMKNLSEAAGRNLLSSYFSSTGIEYKLGRVPIASSDFSTRTYTYDDTVGDTALKYFNLTEEDFLLKIPTIEAAKALSRHNLSLIGATWTSPSWTKTNKNFPPGYLQKEYYQYWAQYLIRFLDEYSKVGIDFWAVSAGNEPINPFIIGKMFDINSVLWMPMDHRKFVKDHLGPLLQASPHNTTKLITLDDARWYLLWWMDTVMRDPEVADYIDGVALHWYRDTQCPPDLLDQVFRQYNKFIIYTEACIIPRLDPGLTVDLGSWRRAEIYITDIIEVLNHWSVGFMDWNMALNTQGGPRYPPHGGTDSPIIVNASADEFYKNPMFYGLGHFSKFIAEGSYRVNSTSTLPAIKVLTTINPDGSTSVFLYNQGENNTNILINDINKRTAIRVNITARSMNTVVWW